In Nocardia asteroides, the following proteins share a genomic window:
- a CDS encoding CGNR zinc finger domain-containing protein: MTAEFPDFRLGTVLATSFTGTLSERHGDPVERLPTPQRLVDWLAVYGLTVDSCTAAQLDQARELRESIHAAATAAASHGVLPAAAVQVVNDHSVRGRASATLTTEGSRRWLLGAATGVEDALGVIAADAISIIAGERDGRLALCAAPTCRAAFFDTSRSRTRRWCDMNTCGNREKKARFHAGRRATG, translated from the coding sequence ATGACGGCTGAGTTTCCCGACTTCCGCCTCGGTACCGTGCTGGCCACCAGCTTCACGGGGACACTGTCGGAGCGGCACGGCGATCCGGTGGAGCGCCTACCCACGCCACAGCGACTCGTCGACTGGCTGGCCGTCTACGGCCTGACCGTGGACTCCTGCACCGCGGCCCAGCTCGACCAGGCGAGGGAATTGCGGGAGTCGATCCACGCCGCCGCGACCGCCGCGGCGAGCCACGGCGTCCTGCCTGCGGCCGCCGTCCAGGTCGTCAACGACCACAGCGTTCGGGGCCGGGCCTCGGCCACGTTGACGACCGAGGGCAGCCGACGATGGCTGCTCGGTGCGGCCACCGGCGTCGAGGATGCCCTGGGCGTGATCGCCGCCGACGCGATCAGCATCATCGCGGGCGAGCGCGACGGGCGCTTGGCCCTGTGCGCGGCGCCGACCTGCCGGGCCGCCTTCTTCGACACCAGCCGGAGTCGGACCCGCCGCTGGTGTGACATGAACACCTGCGGGAATCGGGAGAAGAAGGCGCGCTTCCACGCCGGCCGGCGCGCGACCGGCTGA
- a CDS encoding zinc-dependent alcohol dehydrogenase: protein MRAVTWQGRRKVSVDTVPDPVVESPTDAIVRVTSTAICGSDLHLYEVLGPFMTEGDILGHEPIGIVEEVGPGVDNLSVGDRVVVPFQISCGHCFMCERGLMTQCETTQVREQGSGAALFGYSKLYGQVPGGQAEYLRVPHADFTHIKVPHGPDDTRFLFLSDVLPTAWQAVEYAAVPEGGSVTVLGLGPIGDMCARIAMNRGLRVFGVDRVPERLRRAAGRGVETIDLDASPETVAQTVQDATHGRGTDAVIDAVGMEAHGSPLASAAQRAAGLLPDALAAKLIDTAAVDRLAALQLAVDIVRRGGTISLVGVYGGMLDPLPMRVLFDKQIQLRMGQANVKRWADDILPLLGDDDPLGVDGFATHRLPLADAPGAYEMFQRKADGAIKIVLDPVLRSN from the coding sequence ATGCGAGCGGTTACCTGGCAAGGCAGACGAAAGGTGTCGGTCGACACCGTCCCCGACCCGGTCGTCGAATCCCCCACCGACGCGATCGTGCGGGTCACGTCGACGGCGATCTGCGGCTCCGATTTGCACCTCTACGAGGTGCTCGGGCCGTTCATGACCGAAGGCGACATTCTCGGGCACGAACCCATCGGCATCGTCGAGGAGGTCGGACCGGGCGTCGACAACCTGTCCGTCGGCGACCGCGTCGTGGTGCCGTTCCAGATCAGCTGCGGTCACTGTTTCATGTGCGAGCGGGGCCTGATGACGCAGTGCGAGACCACACAGGTCCGGGAGCAAGGTAGTGGCGCCGCGCTGTTCGGATACTCGAAGCTCTACGGGCAGGTTCCCGGCGGGCAGGCGGAATACCTGCGCGTTCCGCACGCGGATTTCACCCACATCAAAGTTCCCCACGGCCCGGACGACACCCGGTTCCTCTTCCTGTCGGACGTGCTGCCGACCGCCTGGCAGGCGGTCGAGTACGCCGCGGTGCCCGAGGGCGGGTCGGTGACCGTGCTGGGGCTCGGCCCGATCGGCGACATGTGCGCGCGGATCGCGATGAACCGCGGACTCCGGGTGTTCGGCGTGGACCGGGTACCCGAGCGGCTGCGGCGGGCCGCCGGACGCGGCGTGGAGACGATCGACCTGGACGCGTCACCGGAAACGGTCGCGCAGACCGTCCAGGACGCGACGCACGGCCGCGGCACCGATGCCGTCATCGACGCGGTCGGGATGGAGGCGCACGGATCGCCGCTGGCCTCGGCCGCCCAGCGAGCGGCGGGACTGCTCCCCGACGCCCTGGCCGCGAAGCTCATCGACACCGCCGCCGTGGATCGCCTGGCCGCGTTGCAGCTGGCCGTCGACATCGTGCGCCGCGGCGGGACGATCTCACTGGTGGGCGTCTACGGCGGCATGCTCGACCCGCTGCCGATGAGAGTCCTGTTCGACAAGCAGATCCAGCTGCGGATGGGCCAGGCCAATGTCAAACGCTGGGCCGACGACATCCTGCCGCTGCTCGGCGACGACGACCCGCTCGGCGTGGACGGTTTCGCCACGCACCGGCTCCCGCTGGCCGACGCGCCCGGCGCCTACGAGATGTTCCAGCGCAAGGCCGACGGCGCGATCAAGATCGTGCTCGACCCCGTGCTGCGATCGAATTGA
- a CDS encoding CPBP family intramembrane glutamic endopeptidase: MNARAQRRQARAVAAVGVTGTALLGASLAAPPASNRFYGLTFATAATFTLGGLATTPPSAGPRDRRVLAPAATGVAAFGVFYGCALVARRIPVLRNAITRLMRYADRGRTPAVLLTALANGAAEEVFFRGAVYQAAPRWPVAVSTGAYILNTTATRNPALVLAAAVMGTLFGVQRRYTGGIQASLIAHLTWSTLMLHFMPPLFLGGGSARPLPNTGTRQA; the protein is encoded by the coding sequence ATGAATGCCCGCGCTCAGCGGCGTCAGGCCCGCGCGGTCGCCGCCGTCGGTGTGACCGGCACGGCACTGCTGGGCGCTTCCCTGGCCGCACCGCCCGCGAGCAACCGCTTCTACGGACTCACCTTCGCCACCGCCGCCACCTTCACCCTCGGCGGGCTGGCCACCACGCCGCCGTCGGCCGGGCCGCGCGACCGGCGCGTCCTCGCACCGGCCGCGACCGGAGTCGCGGCGTTCGGGGTGTTCTACGGGTGCGCCCTGGTCGCGCGTCGAATCCCGGTGCTGCGCAACGCGATCACGCGACTCATGCGCTACGCGGATCGCGGGCGGACACCGGCGGTGCTGCTGACCGCGCTGGCCAACGGCGCCGCCGAGGAAGTGTTCTTCCGGGGCGCTGTCTATCAGGCCGCGCCCCGCTGGCCCGTCGCCGTCTCGACCGGCGCGTACATCCTCAACACGACCGCCACCCGCAATCCCGCGCTGGTGCTGGCCGCCGCGGTCATGGGCACCCTGTTCGGCGTACAGCGGCGATACACCGGCGGTATCCAGGCCTCGCTGATCGCGCACCTGACCTGGTCCACCCTGATGCTGCACTTCATGCCACCGCTGTTCCTCGGCGGCGGTTCCGCGCGGCCTTTACCGAATACCGGAACGCGACAGGCCTGA
- a CDS encoding epoxide hydrolase family protein: MYNPTSDVLPFAAHTPDAELDDLRARLAAARFPEAETVYRAAPDPRRWDQGVPLADLIEVVHYWRTGYDWRAFEERLDRIGQFRTIIDGLGIHFLHRRSPRADATPLLLTHGWPDSIVRFIDIIDELTNPKTDGAQAFHVVVPSLPGFGYSDKPATTGWGTEKIAAAWVELMGRLGYGTFLAHGGDWGGNITTVLGGRFPGHVLGIHTTFAEAPPGAPVGNLTAAERTWVEETRDFWRHRAAYAKQQATRPQTIGYSLVDSPVGLLAWILDKFAEWSDTDDSPFETISLDRILDDVTLYWLTRSGASAARIYYESHNSLDPDLRVDVPSALTMYPRDTEKCPRPLAQQRYRKIVRWSTPESGGHFPSLEVPDFFVADLREGLTAALTQRRLESASWR; this comes from the coding sequence GTGTACAACCCGACCAGCGACGTTCTTCCTTTCGCCGCCCACACGCCCGACGCCGAGCTGGACGATCTCCGCGCACGACTGGCCGCGGCGCGATTCCCGGAAGCCGAGACGGTCTACCGCGCCGCCCCCGATCCGCGCCGCTGGGATCAGGGTGTGCCACTCGCCGATCTCATCGAGGTCGTGCACTACTGGCGCACCGGATACGACTGGCGCGCGTTCGAGGAACGCCTCGACCGCATCGGCCAATTCCGCACGATCATCGACGGACTGGGTATCCATTTCCTGCACCGCCGTTCTCCCCGCGCGGACGCCACTCCCCTGCTCCTGACCCACGGCTGGCCGGACAGCATCGTCCGGTTCATCGACATCATCGACGAGCTGACGAATCCGAAAACTGATGGCGCGCAGGCATTCCACGTCGTGGTGCCGTCCCTGCCGGGATTCGGCTACAGCGACAAGCCGGCCACCACCGGCTGGGGAACCGAGAAGATCGCGGCCGCCTGGGTGGAATTGATGGGAAGGCTCGGCTATGGGACATTCCTGGCGCACGGTGGCGACTGGGGCGGCAATATCACCACCGTTCTCGGCGGCCGATTCCCAGGACACGTTCTCGGCATCCACACGACATTCGCCGAGGCTCCGCCCGGAGCGCCGGTCGGGAATCTCACGGCGGCCGAACGCACCTGGGTCGAGGAAACGCGCGATTTCTGGCGCCATCGCGCGGCCTACGCGAAGCAGCAGGCGACCCGGCCGCAGACCATCGGCTATTCCCTCGTCGACTCCCCGGTCGGCCTGCTCGCCTGGATCCTCGACAAATTCGCCGAATGGAGCGACACCGACGACAGCCCGTTCGAAACCATCTCCCTCGACCGCATCCTCGACGACGTCACCCTGTATTGGCTGACCCGGTCCGGCGCATCGGCGGCCCGCATCTACTACGAAAGCCACAACTCGCTGGACCCCGACCTCCGCGTCGACGTCCCGTCCGCCCTCACCATGTACCCCCGCGACACCGAGAAGTGCCCCCGCCCCTTGGCCCAACAGCGATACCGGAAGATCGTCCGATGGAGCACCCCCGAATCCGGAGGCCATTTCCCCTCACTCGAGGTTCCCGACTTCTTCGTCGCCGATCTCCGAGAAGGCCTCACGGCCGCCCTGACTCAGCGCAGGCTGGAATCCGCATCGTGGCGGTGA
- a CDS encoding OmpA family protein encodes MKLDNRVIGIASVAVALLMTAACTSDDDSSTSATTSTAQVSTMKSSIVATASSAVSSVRDNVQQTVQDAINKILAAAPISFDAGSSDLDAVDTATLTAVAAALQGNDTKIEITTYAQDSNVADAKSVAQARGDNIAAKLESDGIDESRITVKADANPSDSSVNPDQAKITVVDG; translated from the coding sequence GTGAAACTCGACAATCGCGTCATCGGCATCGCCTCGGTCGCGGTGGCTCTGCTGATGACCGCCGCGTGCACGTCCGACGACGACTCCTCCACCTCGGCGACCACCTCGACGGCCCAGGTCAGCACCATGAAGAGCAGCATTGTGGCGACGGCGTCCTCGGCGGTGAGTTCCGTGCGCGACAACGTGCAGCAGACGGTGCAGGATGCGATCAACAAGATTCTGGCCGCCGCGCCGATCTCGTTCGACGCGGGCAGTTCGGACCTCGACGCGGTCGACACCGCCACCCTCACGGCGGTGGCGGCCGCCCTGCAGGGCAACGACACCAAGATCGAGATCACGACCTACGCCCAGGATTCCAATGTCGCCGACGCCAAGTCCGTGGCCCAGGCCCGCGGCGACAATATCGCCGCCAAGCTCGAATCCGACGGTATCGACGAGTCGCGTATCACGGTCAAGGCCGACGCGAATCCCTCCGATTCGTCGGTGAATCCCGACCAGGCCAAGATCACGGTGGTCGACGGGTAG
- a CDS encoding acyl-CoA dehydrogenase family protein: MTSTETKRAADSELDDVFAPIFARIADGAVARETDRTLTHAEVDALRAARFGALRVPVEHGGYGASVRQLFRLLIDLAAAESNLPQALRVHFSFVEDQLLAAPGAARDGWLRAIGEGTLVGNAITEPGVGAVDRYRTRLTRDGDHWRLDGTKYYSTGSLYADHILVAADRDGERVGVLVGARADGVRQHDDWDGFGQRLTASGTTEFTAVRVTDDQILGPGYGVPGPTYATAYLQLVQLAVLAGIAQRAESDVREWVSRRTRGYTHSAADLPRHDPLVQQVIGKLSAAAFAARATVLAVAELLDAVLDAGASDEDALTAVELAAAQAQLAVIDIVLPATSLLFEVGGASIVSEGLRLDRHWRNARTISVHNPAIQKARVVGDHLLNGTDLPFGWSAGERVPAAGEA, encoded by the coding sequence ATGACATCCACAGAGACGAAACGCGCGGCCGATTCCGAACTGGATGACGTCTTCGCCCCGATCTTCGCCCGGATCGCCGACGGCGCGGTCGCCAGGGAGACCGACCGCACCCTGACCCACGCCGAGGTCGACGCCCTGCGCGCGGCGCGCTTCGGCGCGCTGCGGGTGCCGGTGGAGCACGGCGGCTACGGCGCGAGCGTACGCCAGCTGTTCCGGCTGCTCATCGACCTCGCCGCCGCCGAATCCAACCTCCCGCAGGCCCTGCGTGTGCACTTCTCGTTCGTCGAGGACCAGCTGCTGGCGGCGCCGGGCGCGGCACGGGACGGGTGGCTGCGCGCGATCGGCGAGGGCACCCTCGTGGGCAACGCCATCACCGAACCGGGCGTGGGCGCCGTCGACCGCTACCGCACCCGGCTGACCCGCGACGGCGACCACTGGCGCCTGGACGGCACCAAGTACTACAGCACCGGCTCGCTCTACGCCGACCACATCCTGGTCGCGGCCGACCGCGACGGCGAGCGGGTGGGGGTGCTGGTCGGCGCGCGGGCCGACGGCGTGCGTCAGCACGACGACTGGGACGGCTTCGGTCAGCGGCTCACCGCCAGCGGCACCACCGAATTCACCGCCGTCCGGGTGACCGACGACCAGATCCTGGGCCCCGGCTACGGTGTCCCCGGCCCGACCTACGCGACCGCCTACCTGCAGCTCGTGCAGCTCGCGGTGCTGGCCGGAATCGCGCAGCGCGCGGAATCGGATGTGCGCGAATGGGTTTCGCGGCGTACTCGCGGCTACACGCACTCCGCCGCCGACCTGCCCCGGCACGACCCGCTGGTGCAGCAGGTGATCGGCAAGCTGTCCGCGGCCGCGTTCGCCGCCCGCGCGACCGTGCTCGCGGTGGCCGAACTCCTCGACGCGGTGCTCGACGCCGGAGCGAGCGACGAGGACGCGCTCACCGCCGTCGAACTCGCCGCCGCGCAGGCCCAGCTCGCGGTGATCGATATCGTGCTGCCCGCGACGAGCCTGCTGTTCGAGGTCGGCGGCGCCTCCATCGTCTCCGAAGGACTGCGCCTGGACCGGCACTGGCGCAACGCGCGCACCATCTCCGTGCACAACCCGGCCATCCAGAAGGCCAGGGTGGTGGGCGACCATCTGCTCAACGGGACGGACCTGCCGTTCGGCTGGAGCGCGGGCGAGCGGGTTCCGGCCGCGGGGGAGGCCTGA
- a CDS encoding NAD(P)H-binding protein, translated as MDVLVAGSTGFIGRRLCPQLAESGHSVRAMTRHPDTYRGAGTPVGADVADRASLEAALSGCDSAYYLVHSLAEADFERRDAAAARNFAQAAAGAGVRRIIYLGGLGDDSDHLSAHLRSRRQVETLLGEAGVPVTTLRAGIIVGHGGISWEITRQLVEHLPAMITPRWVRTRTQPIAVDDVIRYLAGVLDDPRATGRTYEIGGPDVLAYLDMLRRVARIQGRPTPIVPVPLLSPRLSSRWLALVTDVDVQTGRSLVDSMVNEVVVHDTAIRELLPFETIGYDEAVLRALGERVGLRYDA; from the coding sequence GTGGACGTACTGGTCGCCGGTTCGACAGGGTTCATCGGGCGTCGGCTCTGCCCCCAGCTCGCGGAGTCTGGGCATTCCGTGCGCGCGATGACCAGACACCCCGACACCTATCGCGGCGCGGGCACGCCCGTCGGCGCCGACGTCGCCGACCGTGCCTCGCTCGAGGCCGCGCTGTCCGGTTGCGACAGCGCCTACTACCTCGTGCACTCGCTGGCCGAAGCCGACTTCGAGCGCCGGGACGCGGCGGCGGCCCGCAACTTCGCGCAGGCCGCCGCGGGGGCCGGGGTGCGGCGCATCATCTACCTGGGCGGGCTCGGCGACGACTCGGACCATCTCTCGGCGCATCTACGCAGCCGCAGGCAGGTCGAGACGTTGCTCGGCGAGGCGGGTGTCCCGGTGACGACGTTGCGCGCGGGGATCATCGTCGGGCACGGCGGCATCTCCTGGGAGATCACCCGGCAGCTGGTCGAGCATCTGCCCGCGATGATCACCCCGCGCTGGGTCCGTACCCGAACCCAGCCGATCGCGGTCGACGACGTGATCCGCTATCTGGCCGGTGTCCTCGACGACCCGCGGGCCACGGGCCGGACCTACGAGATCGGCGGCCCCGACGTCCTCGCCTACCTCGACATGCTGCGGCGGGTGGCCCGGATCCAGGGCAGGCCGACCCCGATCGTGCCCGTGCCGTTGCTGTCGCCACGGTTGTCGTCGCGCTGGCTCGCGCTGGTCACCGATGTCGATGTGCAGACCGGCAGGTCGCTGGTCGACTCGATGGTCAACGAGGTCGTGGTGCACGACACCGCGATTCGCGAGCTGCTGCCGTTCGAGACGATCGGCTACGACGAGGCCGTCCTGCGTGCGCTCGGCGAGCGCGTCGGGCTGCGGTACGACGCATGA
- a CDS encoding cytochrome P450: MSHPRLTGFRAVATLADLGLAGFAAGVIARRRRTMGLLERTGADARAVARIHRLRDEFGPGPVELVLPRRRVIVVLDPADVGRVLADAPSPFDPANREKRAALGQFQPHGVLVSRGELRAQRRALNEAALDTGAALHRLATPFAEVIADEAARLTTEATTAGHLDAAGFTVAWWRLVRRLTLGSAARDDDEITDLLWTLRSAGNWSFLAPRHRRTREKFFDRLYDHAESPDPDSLLGALLATPTTGATDPIGQVPHWLSAFDAAGIALSRALALLATHPDQRSVATTEALNQTDPATLPYLRACVLESVRLWPTTPLMLRETTEDTDWGEGDQRFTLDAGAALLVAAVAFHRDDRTLPFAHDFVPDIWLDGRARTTPQLVPFSAGPAACPGRDLVLFTTGTLLAQLLRTSDVELRSTPGLDPSAPLPLTYNNFGLDFTITTAALQQR; this comes from the coding sequence ATGTCGCATCCTCGGCTGACGGGTTTTCGTGCGGTAGCGACGCTCGCGGATCTGGGACTCGCCGGCTTCGCCGCGGGGGTGATCGCGCGCCGGCGCCGGACGATGGGCCTGCTCGAACGCACCGGTGCCGATGCGCGCGCGGTGGCGCGAATCCACCGGCTGCGCGACGAATTCGGTCCGGGCCCGGTCGAGTTGGTGCTGCCGAGACGGCGGGTGATCGTCGTGCTCGATCCGGCCGATGTCGGCCGGGTGCTCGCGGACGCTCCGTCGCCGTTCGATCCGGCCAACCGGGAGAAGCGGGCCGCGCTCGGCCAGTTCCAGCCGCACGGCGTCCTGGTGTCGCGCGGTGAACTCCGCGCACAACGCCGCGCGCTGAACGAGGCCGCGCTGGACACCGGCGCCGCGCTGCACCGGCTGGCCACGCCGTTCGCCGAGGTGATCGCCGACGAAGCCGCGCGCCTGACCACGGAGGCGACCACCGCGGGCCACCTCGACGCCGCCGGATTCACGGTCGCGTGGTGGCGGCTGGTCCGGCGCCTGACGCTCGGGTCGGCCGCGCGCGACGACGACGAGATCACCGATCTGCTGTGGACGCTGCGCTCGGCGGGCAACTGGTCGTTCCTGGCGCCGCGGCACCGGCGCACCCGCGAGAAGTTCTTCGATCGCCTCTACGACCACGCCGAGTCACCGGATCCGGACAGCCTGCTCGGCGCGCTGCTGGCCACGCCCACGACCGGCGCCACGGACCCGATCGGGCAGGTACCGCATTGGCTGTCCGCCTTCGACGCGGCGGGTATCGCGCTGAGCCGCGCCCTCGCGTTGCTGGCCACCCACCCCGACCAGCGCAGTGTGGCGACGACCGAGGCCCTGAACCAGACCGATCCCGCGACACTGCCCTATCTGCGCGCCTGCGTGCTCGAGTCGGTTCGCCTGTGGCCCACCACGCCGCTGATGCTGCGCGAGACCACCGAGGACACCGACTGGGGCGAGGGTGACCAGCGGTTCACTCTCGACGCGGGGGCCGCGCTGCTCGTGGCGGCGGTCGCGTTCCATCGCGACGACCGGACGCTGCCGTTCGCGCACGACTTCGTCCCCGACATCTGGCTCGACGGTCGCGCGCGCACCACCCCGCAGCTGGTCCCGTTCAGCGCGGGCCCGGCCGCCTGCCCCGGCCGCGACCTGGTGCTGTTCACCACCGGTACACTGCTCGCCCAGCTGCTGCGCACCTCCGATGTCGAGCTGCGATCCACCCCCGGTCTCGATCCGTCCGCGCCACTTCCGTTGACCTACAACAACTTCGGACTGGACTTCACCATCACCACCGCGGCGCTGCAGCAGCGATAG